The Microbacterium sp. LKL04 sequence CACGCGGTTCACCGGAGTGGATGCCGGGCACGTCCGACCTCCCCTGGTCGACGCACTGCCGGAGCACGCCGACCACCTCGAGCAGCTCGTCTCGGACGCCCGCCGCGTGCTGGCGGACTCGTTCGTCGCCGCGCGCTGAGGCCCATCGTGCGCCGCGCCGAGCACGCCATCCGCGACGTCCGGGTCGTCCCGGTCGCCTTCGCCGACCTCCCCCTGCTGAACACCGTCGGGGTCCACGAGCCGTACGCGCTGCGCGCGATCGTGCAGATCCGCACCGAGAGCGGCCTGACCGGACTCGGGGAGACCTACGGCGACGAGGGGCACCTCCGTCGCCTCGAAGCCGCGGCGGCGCTGCTGATCGGATGCGACGTCTTCGCGACGAACGAGCTGCGTGCCCGTGTCCGCGCGTCGCTGCGCTCGGACACGGGCACCGGCGGCCACGGGATGTCGGGCATGGTCACCGGCAGCAGCACCGCAGACCGCGTGCTGTCGGCGTTCGACGTCGCAGCCCTCGACGTGCGCGGCAAGGCGCTCGGTCTGCCGGTGAGCGATCTGCTCGGCGGCGCCGTCCGCGAGACGGTGCCCTTCAGCGGCTATCTCTTCTACAAATGGGAGGGTCACCCCGGCTCGCCCGCCGACGCCTGGGGACCGGCGCTCGACCCCGAGGGGATCGTCGCGCAGGCGCGGCGGATCGTCGACGAGTACGGGTTCGGCGCGCTGAAGCTCAAGGCGGGCGTGTTCGACCCGGACGACGAGATCGCGGCCGTCCTGGCCCTTCGCGACGCGTTCCCCGAGCATCCGCTGCGCATCGATCCGAACGGCGCGTGGAGCGTCGAGACCTCGGTGCGGGTCGCCGACGCGCTCACCGGCGTCATCGAGTACCTCGAGGACCCGACCCCCGGCATCGAGGGCATGGCCGCGGTGCGGGCGAGCACCGGCATCCCGCTCGCTACGAACATGTGCGTCGTGAGCTTCGCCGACGTCGCTCCCGCGATCCGCGCCGGCGCGATCGACGTCGTCCTCTCGGACCACCACTTCTGGGGCGGACTCGAACGGTCGCGCCTGCTCGCCGGCATCGCCGAGACGGTCGGCTGGGGGCTGTCGATGCACTCGAACTCGCACCTCGGCATCAGCCTCGCCGCGATGGTGCACCTGGCGGGGGCGACCGAAGTCCTCGACTACGCCTGCGACACGCACTGGCCGTGGAAGCGCGCGGACGAGGACGTCATCGTCCCGGGCGCGCTGTCGTTCTCGGACGGCGCGGTCGCCGTGCCGACGGGCCCCGGCCTCGGGGTGGAACTCGACGAGGACGCCCTGCAGCGCCTGCACCGCCAGTACCTCGACTCCGGCATCCGCGAGCGGGACGACACCGGCTACATGCAGCGGCACGTCCCCGAGTACACGCTCGCCAGCCCGCGGTGGTGACCCCGTCGTGAAGGTCGTCGTCACCGATCCCGTCATCAGCGGCTTCGCCGACGTCCTCGGCGAAGCCGTGCTGCTGCCCGGAGCGACCGACGACGAGATCGCCGACGCGCTCGCCGACGCCGACGCGGTCGTGTGCTCGCGGCTGACGCCGGCGATGACGAGGGATGCCGGGCGCCTCCGCCTCGTCCACGTGACGGGCGCGGGCGTCGACCGCCTCGAGCCGGGGTCGGTGCCGGACGGTGCCGCCGTGTGCAACACCGGTCACCACGGTGAGGCGATCGCCGAGCACGTGCTCATGACGACGCTCATGCTCCGTCGCCGCGCCCGCCAGGCCGATGCCGAGATGCGAGCCGGGGCGTGGCGCACGGTCATGAACACGGACGACGTGCCGTTCCACCGCGCGCTCGCCGGGCGCACCATCGGCATCGCCGGCGCCGGCGAGATCGGCGGCGCCGTCGCCCGGCTCGCGCAGGCCTTCGGGATGCGCATCGCATTCCTCCGCCGGCATGTGACCGGAGCGCTGCCCGACGGCGTTACGGACGCGACGGTGTACGGCGAGGACGAGCGCAATTCGTTCTTCGCGGCATCCGACGTGCTCGTGGTGACCATTCCGCTCAGCGACGCCACCCGCGGCGCGATCGGGGCGCACGAGCTGGCCCTCCTGCCGCCGGGCGCGATCGTCGTCAACGTCGCGCGTGGTCCGGTCATCGACCTCGACGCGCTCTGCGAGGCGCTGGCCGGCGACCGGCTCGCCGGGGCCGCGATCGACGTCTGGTGGGGGGCTCCGACCGGCGTCGAGGCACCGGCATCCGTCGCCCGCCTGGCCGCGTTCGAGCACACCGTCCTCACCCCGCACCACTCGGGGCACGCGCGCGAGGTCTTCGCCGCACGCGCCGCCGACATCGCTCGCAACCTCGAGCTGCTCGCCGCCGGCGCGCCACTCGAGCGCCGCGTGCGCTGAGCCGCTCAGCCGGCGAGCAGCGCGGCCGTCTGCGTGCCGATGAGCAGCACCGCGCCGAGGAGTGAGGCGCCGAGCGCGACGAGACGGACGCGGCGCTTGTCGAGGTGGCGGACGGCGAAGCGCGACGCGACGATACCGAGCGCCGCAGGGAGCACCAGCAGGCCCGTGACCTGCAGAGTGTGCAGGGAGATCTGACCGAGCACCGCCAGCGCGATCGTCGAGACCACCGACCCGACGAGGAAGAACGCCGACATCGTGCCCCGCAGGCGCGGTCCGTCAGACCCCTGCCAGACGAGCGCCATCGGCGCACCGCCGATCGAGGTCGCGGTGCCCATGACCCCCGAGAGGCCCCCGGCGACGACCTGCGTGGTCCGGGTGACCCGCGGCATCCATCCCCGGAGGGACGCGACGACGCCGACGAGGACGGTCGCGGCGACGAGCCAGCCGATGGCCTGGGCCGACACGACGGCGACGAGGACCGCACCGAGGATGCTGCCGGGCACCCGTCCGACGAGCGCCCACCCCGCGCCCCGCACATCGAGCGCGGCCCGTTCGACCACCGCGATGACCGCCGACACCATGATCGCGAGCATGATGACGACCGCCGGCAGGAGCGACGCGTCGACGATCGCGACGAAGGGGGCGGCGACCATGCCGAGCCCGAACCCGATCGCGGCCTGCAGGCACGAGGCGACGAAGACGATGAGCGCGAGGAAGAGGAGCGCCTCGACGCTCACCGGACGGTCCTCAACGCGTGGCGCGCGGCGTCACCCGGCCGATGAACCGGCGGCGCCCCTTCGAAGCGAGCCGCCAGCGCTGACCGGGGTCGGTCGCGAGGCGCAGCCACGCGGCCAGCACGTTCGCCGCCACGGTCGTGATGACGATCGCGAGGCCCGGCAGGACCGACAGCCACCACGCCTGCGAGAGGTACTCGCGTCCCTGCGCGACCATGAGGCCCCAGCTGACGTCCGGCGGCTGGATGCCGATGCCGAGGAAGCTGAGCGACGATTCGGCGAGCATGACGTAGCAGAACTCGAGCGTGGCGAGGGTGACGAGGGTCGGCAGGACGTTCGGGACGATGTGCCGGCGGATGACGGCGTTCGGACGCGTGCCGAAGTTGCGCGCCGCGTCGACGAACATCCGCGAGCGCAGCTCGGCCGCCTCGGCGCGTGCGGTGCGGAGGTAGACCGGGATGCGGGTGACCGCCAGGACCAGCACGATGTTCGCCGCGCTCGGGTTGAAGATGTACAGCACGACGACGGCGAGCAGCAGCGACGGGAAGCTCATGATGACGTCGGCGATGCGCATCGAGACCGCCTCGCGCCAGCCGCGGTGGAAGCCGGCCCAGATGCCCCAGGCCGAACCGACGAGGGCTGCCACCAGCACCGCGGGCACCGCGACGCCGAGCGTCGTGCCGGCCGCGACCATCATGCGCGCGATCATGCTGCGGCCGAGGCTGTCGCTGCCGAGGATGTACTGCCTCCCTTCAGCGACACTGAAGGGAGGCAGGTTGCGGGCGCCGAGATCCTGCGCGCGGGCGAGGTCGCCGAGCAGGGGCGGCGCGACGATCGCGGTCAGGCCGACGACGACGAGGATGACGGCGGACGCCGTGGCGACCGGGTCGTTCAGCAGCATCCGGAACAGGCTCGCCCGCCGGCCCGTCTGGGCGCGGTCCTCGAGCGCGAGGATGTTCTGCGTGGCCGGGAGTTCAGACATGGGCCGGCTCCTTCGTCGACTCGGTGGTGGGCTTCGACGTCCGGCGTCGCTTCGCCGCGGGGCGGACCCGCGGATCGAGCAGCGCGTAGCAGACGTCGATCAGGATGTTGAGGGCGAAGATCGCGATCGCGGTGAGCAGGACGGCGGCCTGCAGCACGGGGAAGTCGCGCATGAGGATGGAGTCGATCATCAGCTTGCCGATGCCGGGCCACCCGAAGATCGACTCGATCACGACGGCGCCGTTGATGAATCCGACCGTGAGATCGCCCGCGACCGTGAGCGCCGGAGCCGCAGCGTTCCGTAGCGCATGCCGGGACACGATGTAGAACTCGCCCGCTCCCTTGCTGCGGGCGACCTTCACGTACGGCTGGCCGAGGGCGGTGACCATCGAGCCCCGGACGACCTGGGTGAGCACGCCGACGGGGCGCATCATGAGCACCGCGACCGGCAGGATCCAGGCCGCGGCGCCCGCGGTGCCGGACGTCGGCAGCACACCCAGCCAGATGGCGAAGATCCAGATGCCCATGATCGCGAGCCAGAAGTCCGGCACGCTGGCCGCGGTCATGGAGGTGAAGCTCGCCACCCGGTCGGCGGCGCCGTTCGGCTTCAGCGCGGCCCAGCATCCGACCACCGCGGCGATGATCACCGCGAGCAGCATCGTCGCCGCAGCCAGCTGCAGGGTGGCCGGGAAGGCCCGCAGCACCATGTCGGCTGCGGGCTCTCCTGTGCGCATCGAGACGCCGAAGTCGAACCGGACGACGCCGGCCAGGTAGTCGCCCAGTTGCGCCCAGACGGGCTTGTCGAGCCCGTACCGCTCGCTGAAGTCGGCCCTCATCTCCTCCGTCGCGTTGAGCGGAAGGTAGAGGCTGGCGGGGTCGCCGGTCAGGCGCGCCAGGAGGAAGACTCCCAGCACCACCGCGACCAGGGGCAGTGCGCTCTGCAGGATGCGTCCGCGCAGGTAGCTCCACATGGCTGATTCCTCCCGAATTCGGCGAGCGGTACGACTCGGCGTCAGCCGGCCAGGGTGACCTGCGAGATCCGCAGCTCGTCGCCCGAGGCCGAGTTCGGCTCGTACGACACGCGGTCGGAGATGCCGAGCATGCCGGTCTGGTGGGCGATGAAGGAGAACTGCACGATCTCCTCGTTCTGGTACTCGAAGATGTCGGCGTAGGCCTGCTGGCGCTCGTCGCCCGACAGCTGCGAGGCAGCGTCCAGGATCGCGTCGAACTCGTCCGTGCCGAAGGTGCTCTGCGCGCCCGTGGAGGACATGTACTGCTCGACGGTGAACTGCGCGTCACCGGCCTGGTTGCCGTGCTGGACCAGCAGGGCGATCGGCCCTTCGTTGGTCACGAACGGACGCAGCTGGTACTGCAGGTGCTGCGTCGTGTCGACCATCCGCAGCTCGACCTTCAAGCCCGCCGCGGCCATCTGCTCGCGCAGGACCTCTGCCATCTCGCCGACCTTCGGGAACTGCGCGTTGCGGGCGACGAGCGTGATCGGGGTGTCGACGGCCACGCCGTCGGCGGCGGCCTCCTGCACCAGCTCGGCGGCGCGCTCGGGGTCGTACTCCCACGGCTCGAGGTCGGGGTTGTGGCCCACGACGCCCTCGGGGATCAGCTGCGCGGCCACGACGTCGCCGTCGGGGTAGAGCGACGAGACGATGCCCTCACGGTCGACCGCGTAGTTGATGGCCTGACGGATGCGGATGTCGTCGAGCGGCGCGATGTCGCCGGTGAAGCGGAGCGCCACGGTCTCGTTGTTCGGGTACGCCACGCCGAGGTCGCCGATGCCGTCGTCGACGCTCAGGCCGGTCGCGATGTCGGCCTCGTCGCTCGTGATCATCGCCGCGCGCACGGTGCCCTCGTCACGCCACTGGTACTCGACGGACGCGAACTCCGGGGCGTCGCCCCAGTAGTCGTCGTACCGCTCGAGCGTGAGGCGGGTCCCGGCATCCCACTGCGCGACGGCGTAGGGGCCGGTGCCGATCGGCTCGCGGACCTTCGCCGACGTGTCGGTCGAGGTCGGCACGATCTCGATGAACGAGAGCTTCAGCGGGAGGATCGGGTCGGGGCTCGGAGTCGTGATCACGAGGGTCGTGTCGTCGACGGCCTCGACGCCCAGGTCGTCGTCGCCGAAGACGTAGCCCTCGACGTTGCAGCCGAGGTCGGAGTTGACGGCGCGGTCGATCGAGAACGCGGCGGCCTCGGCGTTGAAGGGCGAGCCATCCTGGAAGGTGACGCCCTCCTGCAGGGTGAAGGTCCACTCGGTGTCGCCGGTCTGCTCCCACGCGGTCGCCAGCAGCGGGTCGAGTTCACCGGTGGTGGGGTCGCGCTCGACGAGCGGCTCGGTGATGTTGCTGCGCACCACCACGCCGGTCGAGGTCAGGTTCGCCTCGCAGGGCTCGAGGGTCGGCGGCTCCTGCGAGAGCACGACGCGCAGGGCGTCGCTGTCGGCGCCGGTCGACGTTCCCTCGGAGTTCGCGACGGCGCATCCGGTGAACAGGACAGCGGCGGCGGCGCCGGCGGCGACTCCCGCGAATCGGCGGGTTCGGGGTGAAGAAGAAGACATCGTTGTTCCTCCAGAATCGAGTCTCCTGCGGCATCGCGGGTCCGGAGCCGGTGGGGCACTCTCGGGTCGGAGACGGTCCCAGGATGTGGAAGACCGCCGAGTCAGGTCAATACGCCGGGACCCGCGGGATTCCGCGCGATTCCGAGGGACGGCTCTCTCGGACGCCACCGCGCCGCCGTCTTCCGCAGGATCACGCGGATCGCGGGCTTGCATGTCGTAAGCGGATCGATCCATGCCTTTTCGATCTTGGACGCGCATCGTTGCGCGAACCTAGCATCGGCCGCATGACGACGCCCCCCGCATCCCGTCCCGCCCCCGGTGAGATCGTTCAGGTCGGCCCCCTGCTGCCGGGCCTCGCGGCGACCCTCCGCGAGGACTTCGCCGCCGCGCTCCTGCCGGCGGACCGCACCGACCCCGGCTTCGCCGCCGTCGCCGAGGCCGCCCGGATCGTCGTCACGAGCGGACGCACCGGCGTCGACGCCGACCTCATCGAGCGGATGCCGCGCCTCGAGGCCGTGGTGAACTTCGGCGTCGGCTACGACACGACCGATGTGGACGCGGCATCCCGTCGCGGCATCGTCGTCTCGCACACGCCGGACGTCCTCACCGACTGCGTCGCCGACACCGCCCTGGGGCTCCTGCTCGACGTCTTCCGCGGCTTCTCGGCCGCCGACCGCTTCGTCCGCGCGGGGCGGTGGGAGGCATCCGCCTTCCCCCTCACACGGCGCTTCTCGGGCTCGCGGCTCGGCGTCCTCGGGCTCGGCCGCATCGGCCGCGCGATCGCCGCACGGGCCGACGCCTTCGGCGTGCAGGTCTCGTACTCGGGCAGGCGGCCCGTCGAGGGCGTGCCGTACCGGTTCGTTCCGGACCCCGTGGCCCTCGCCCGTGAGAGCGACGCGCTCGTCGTGGCCGTCGCCGGCGGTGCGGGCACCGTCGGCCTGGTGGATGCCGCGGTCATCGACGCGCTCGGGCCGGAGGGCTACCTCGTCAACATCGCCCGCGGGTCGGTCGTCGATGAGGACGCCCTCGTGGCCGCGCTGGAGGCGGGCCGCCTCGGCGGCGCCGGGCTCGACGTCTTCGCCGACGAGCCGCACGTGCCGAGCGCCCTCCTCGGTCGCGACGACGTCGTGCTGCTCCCCCACCTCGGCAGCGGCACCGTCGACACCCGCGCCGACATGGCGGCTCTCGTGCTCGACAACCTGCGCGCCTACCTCGCGGACGGCCGGCTGGTCACACCGGTTCCCGAGACCGCCGCGCTCGCCCGGTAGCGCGCGCGGCGGCGCCGGCGTCAGGGCAGCACGATCCCGCCGTCGACGCGCTGCGGGACGCCCCACGGATTGTCGTCGCGGACGACCTCGGGCAGCAGCCCGGCGGGCACGTTCTGGTACGCCACCGGCCGCAGGAAGCGTTCGATCGCGGCGGCGCCCACCGACGTGCTGCGCGAGTCCGAGGTGGCCGGGAACGGTCCGCCGTGGACCATCGTCCACGTCACCTCGACCCCCGTCGGCCAGCCGTTGAACAGGATGCGCCCCACGCGCCGCTCGAGCACCGGGAGCAGGCCGCGGGCCACCTCGTGGTCGGCCTCCGCGGCGAACACCGTGGCGGTCAGCTGCCCCTCGAGGCCGTCGACGAGGCCGTGCAGCTGCTCGGCCGAGTCGTACCGCAGCACCAGTCCCGCGGCCCCGAAGACCTCGTCGGCCAGCGCGTCGCCGAACGATGCGGCATCCGCCTCGAACACGATCGGCGCAGGCGCGTGGGGGCCCTCGCCGGGCGCACCCTCGCCGACGATCGCCGTGTCGGCGGCTCGGCGCGCGTCGACGCCCTCACGGAAGGCGGAGTGGATGCCGGGGGTCAGCATGGTCTGCCCCGTCCGGCCGCGGACGAGCTCGGCGACGCGGCCCAGCAACTCGTCTCCTGCGGCGGAGCGCGGCACCACGAGGATGCCCGGGTTCGTGCAGAACTGCCCCGAGCCGAGCGTCAGCGAGTCGACGTACCCGGCCGCGATGGCTCCGCCGTCGGCCTCGACGGCGGCGGGCAGGACGACGACCGGGTTGATGCTGCTCATCTCGGCGTAGACCGGGATCGGCACGGGGCGCTGCTGTGCGGTGCGGACGAGGGACAGCCCGCCCGCGCGCGAGCCGGTGAAGCCGACGGCGGCGATCCGCGGGTCGGCGACCAGGCGCTGGCCGATGTCGCGGCCCGAGCCGAAGACCTGCGAGAACACGCCGCCGGGCAGTCTCGACGCCTCGACGGCTTCGGCGATCGCGTCGCCGATGAGCGAGGCGACGCCGGGATGCCCCTGGTGGGCCTTCACGATGACGGGGCACCCGGCGGCGAGCGCCGACGCGGTGTCGCCGCCGGCGGTCGAGAACGCGAGCGGGAAGTTGCTGGCGCCGAAGACGGCGACCGGGCCGAGGGGCACGAGGCGGCGGCGGAGGTCCGGCCGCGGCGCGGGCGCACGGTCGGGCAGTGCGCGGTCGATGCGCGCACCCGCCCAGCTGCCCTCGCGGAGGACGGCGGCGAACAGGCGCAGCTGGCCGGTCGTGCGGCCGCGCTCGTTCTCGAGGCGCGCCGCGGGCAGGCCGGTCTCGACGACGCCGCGCTCCGTGATCTCGGCGCCGCGCGCCTCGATCGCGTCCGCGATCCGCTCGAGGAAGGCGGCGCGCGTCTCGTGGTCTGTCGCGCGGTAGGCGTCGAACGCGTCGGCGGCTGCGGATGCGGCGCGCTCGAACTCCTCGGGGCTCGTCGCCCGGTAGGCGGGTTCGAGCGGTGCGCCGTCGAAGGCGGCCACGGCCGAGATCTCCTCGCCGGAGCCGGCGACCGGCGCCCCCGCGATGATCGAGTGGATGGAGAGTGTGCGCTCCATGATGCTCCGTTTCCCGGGCGCGACGTCGCCCCGGTTCCAGCGTAGGAGCGGCCCCGACCCCCGCCGTGGCCGATGTTGCATCGTCCGATGCGGATGCGGCATCCGCCCGGCTCTCCGGAGCCGCACCCGCGGCGTCACCGCGAGGACCCCGCCGCGGGGTAGGGTGCGGCTCATGACGCGCACCAACGGCGGGACGCCCGAGATCCCCGCCACCGCCGACAGCGGCGCCCTCCCCGTGATGTTCCAGGACCTCGAGGAACGACCGGTCGCCCGCAGGAACGTCGTGTCCTGGGCGATGTGGGACTGGGCGACGCAGCCGTTCAACTCGGTCATACTGACCTTCGTCTTCGTCTCGCTGTACCTCGTGTCGGACACGTTCCTCCCCGAGAACGTCGCCCGCCTCGCCGACGACGACCCGATCAAGGAGTCCGCGCTCGCGGAGCTGTCGAGCGGATACGGCCTCGTCTCGACGATCGCCGGACTCGCGATCCTGCTGCTCGCGCCGATCCTCGGACAGGTCGCCGACCGCAAGGGCCGCAAGAAGCGGTGGCTGCTCATCGCGACGGCGCTGCTCGCCCTTCTGCAGTTCAGCCTCTTCTTCGTCTTCGCCGACCCGACCTACTTCTGGTTCGGCGCGATCATCGTCTCGCTCGGCGCCGTGGCCTCCGAGATCGCCGGCGTCAACTACAACGCGCTGCTCGTCAGCGTCTCGACGCCCCGCACGGTCGGCAAGGTGTCGGGACTCGGCTGGGGACTCGGCTACATCGGCGGCATCCTCGCCCTCGTCGCCGTCGTCGTCCTCAATGCCGTCGAGTGGTTCGGTCTCGACACGTCCGACGGCCTCGCGTACCGGCTCATCGCCGCGGGCTGCGCCGTGTGGACGATCGTCTTCGCGATCCCGCTCTTCCGGAACGTCCCCGAACCGCCGGCGCCCCCGGGAGAGCCGCCACTCGGGTTCACCGCCTGGTTCCGCGCGTTCTTCCGCTCGATCCGCGACCTGTTCCGCTCGCACCGCCCGACGGCGTGGTTCCTGCTCGCGAGCGCCGTCTACCGCGACGGCCTCGGCGGCGTCTTCGCCTTCGGCGGTGTGCTCGCCGCCGTCGCGTTCGGGTTCTCGCCGAACGAGGTCATCCTCTTCGGCATCGCCGCGAACCTCGTGGCCGGCATCTCGACGGTGCTCGCCGGTCGCCTCGACGACCGCTTCGGCGCCCGCGCGATCATCCTCACGTCGCTCGTGGGTCTCGTCGCGTCGGCCCTGGGGGTGTTCCTCCTGCACGACGCGGGCAAACTGCCGTTCTGGATCCTCGGTCTCGCGCTCTGCGCCTTCGTCGGTCCCGCGCAGGCCTCGACGCGCTCACTCCTGGCTCGCGTGACCCCGGAGCACATGCAGGGCGAGGTGTTCGGCCTCTACGCGACGACCGGACGCGTCGTCAGCTTCCTGGCGCCGGGCATGTGGACGCTGTTCATCACGGTCTTCGGTGCGACCTACTGGGGCATCCTCGGCATCGCGATCGTGCTCGTGGTGGGCCTCGTCCTCATGCTCTTCGTGAAGCTGCCGCGGCCGGCGCACCTGCGCTGACCGCGACAGCTCCCGCGACGCCGTCGAGCCGACGCAATCGGCATCCATCCGAAGAAGATGAGCGCAGATCGCGTCGGCTCGACGCGGATGCCGGGGCTCAGCGCTCGGCGCGGGCGAGGTTCTCGCGCAGCTCGTCGGCGTTCTGGCGGATGACGTAGGCGGGCTGGTCGCGCTCGACGCGCCAGCTCTCGTCGAGGCCGCCGACGTTGACGGTGTCGAAGCCGAAGTCGTCGTAGACCTTGGTGATGAAGGTGACGGCGTCGGCCGAGTCGCTCGAGGTCGCCAGTGCGCGACGGCCGGGCGTGCCGGCGGGGGCGCCGTCGGTGGTGATGTCGGCGGCGGGGATGTGGTTGAACCCCTTCACGACGGTCGACTGCGGCAGGCGCTCCTGCAGCATGCGCGAGGTCGTGGTCTTCTTCTCGTCGAGCTCGGCGATGTGGCCGTCGCGCTCCCAGTAGTAGTTGTTCGTGTCGACGACGATCTTGCCGGCGAGCTCGTCGACGGGGAGGTCGTCGATGGCCTTCAGCGGGACGGTGACGACGACCCACTCGCCGAATGCTGCGGCATCCTTCGCGGTCATGGCCTGAGCGTTCTCACCGAGTTCGGCGACGAGATCGCTGAGCGTCTCGGGACCGCGCGAGTTGCTGATCGCGACCTGGTGCCCCTGCGCGACGAGTCCGCGCGCGACAGCCGAACCGATGTGACCTGCTCCGATGATTCCTACGTGTGTCATACGTCGGGGAAACGCATCCGTCACGCGCGCATTCCCGACACACGCTGTGCGAAGGCGATCACTCGCCGATGAGGACGCTCCACGCATCGTCGAGCGTCGCCTCGATCTCGCGGTCGCCCACCCGGAAGGTGCGCGCGCCGTGCGCCGACGCAACCCGGGCACGTGCGCGGGCGGAGGTCACGGCGCCGGCGTCGTCCCACGCGAGGTCGACCTCGAC is a genomic window containing:
- a CDS encoding glucarate dehydratase family protein; its protein translation is MRRAEHAIRDVRVVPVAFADLPLLNTVGVHEPYALRAIVQIRTESGLTGLGETYGDEGHLRRLEAAAALLIGCDVFATNELRARVRASLRSDTGTGGHGMSGMVTGSSTADRVLSAFDVAALDVRGKALGLPVSDLLGGAVRETVPFSGYLFYKWEGHPGSPADAWGPALDPEGIVAQARRIVDEYGFGALKLKAGVFDPDDEIAAVLALRDAFPEHPLRIDPNGAWSVETSVRVADALTGVIEYLEDPTPGIEGMAAVRASTGIPLATNMCVVSFADVAPAIRAGAIDVVLSDHHFWGGLERSRLLAGIAETVGWGLSMHSNSHLGISLAAMVHLAGATEVLDYACDTHWPWKRADEDVIVPGALSFSDGAVAVPTGPGLGVELDEDALQRLHRQYLDSGIRERDDTGYMQRHVPEYTLASPRW
- a CDS encoding NAD(P)-dependent oxidoreductase: MKVVVTDPVISGFADVLGEAVLLPGATDDEIADALADADAVVCSRLTPAMTRDAGRLRLVHVTGAGVDRLEPGSVPDGAAVCNTGHHGEAIAEHVLMTTLMLRRRARQADAEMRAGAWRTVMNTDDVPFHRALAGRTIGIAGAGEIGGAVARLAQAFGMRIAFLRRHVTGALPDGVTDATVYGEDERNSFFAASDVLVVTIPLSDATRGAIGAHELALLPPGAIVVNVARGPVIDLDALCEALAGDRLAGAAIDVWWGAPTGVEAPASVARLAAFEHTVLTPHHSGHAREVFAARAADIARNLELLAAGAPLERRVR
- a CDS encoding sulfite exporter TauE/SafE family protein is translated as MSVEALLFLALIVFVASCLQAAIGFGLGMVAAPFVAIVDASLLPAVVIMLAIMVSAVIAVVERAALDVRGAGWALVGRVPGSILGAVLVAVVSAQAIGWLVAATVLVGVVASLRGWMPRVTRTTQVVAGGLSGVMGTATSIGGAPMALVWQGSDGPRLRGTMSAFFLVGSVVSTIALAVLGQISLHTLQVTGLLVLPAALGIVASRFAVRHLDKRRVRLVALGASLLGAVLLIGTQTAALLAG
- a CDS encoding ABC transporter permease, which gives rise to MSELPATQNILALEDRAQTGRRASLFRMLLNDPVATASAVILVVVGLTAIVAPPLLGDLARAQDLGARNLPPFSVAEGRQYILGSDSLGRSMIARMMVAAGTTLGVAVPAVLVAALVGSAWGIWAGFHRGWREAVSMRIADVIMSFPSLLLAVVVLYIFNPSAANIVLVLAVTRIPVYLRTARAEAAELRSRMFVDAARNFGTRPNAVIRRHIVPNVLPTLVTLATLEFCYVMLAESSLSFLGIGIQPPDVSWGLMVAQGREYLSQAWWLSVLPGLAIVITTVAANVLAAWLRLATDPGQRWRLASKGRRRFIGRVTPRATR
- a CDS encoding ABC transporter permease, whose translation is MWSYLRGRILQSALPLVAVVLGVFLLARLTGDPASLYLPLNATEEMRADFSERYGLDKPVWAQLGDYLAGVVRFDFGVSMRTGEPAADMVLRAFPATLQLAAATMLLAVIIAAVVGCWAALKPNGAADRVASFTSMTAASVPDFWLAIMGIWIFAIWLGVLPTSGTAGAAAWILPVAVLMMRPVGVLTQVVRGSMVTALGQPYVKVARSKGAGEFYIVSRHALRNAAAPALTVAGDLTVGFINGAVVIESIFGWPGIGKLMIDSILMRDFPVLQAAVLLTAIAIFALNILIDVCYALLDPRVRPAAKRRRTSKPTTESTKEPAHV
- a CDS encoding ABC transporter substrate-binding protein — translated: MSSSSPRTRRFAGVAAGAAAAVLFTGCAVANSEGTSTGADSDALRVVLSQEPPTLEPCEANLTSTGVVVRSNITEPLVERDPTTGELDPLLATAWEQTGDTEWTFTLQEGVTFQDGSPFNAEAAAFSIDRAVNSDLGCNVEGYVFGDDDLGVEAVDDTTLVITTPSPDPILPLKLSFIEIVPTSTDTSAKVREPIGTGPYAVAQWDAGTRLTLERYDDYWGDAPEFASVEYQWRDEGTVRAAMITSDEADIATGLSVDDGIGDLGVAYPNNETVALRFTGDIAPLDDIRIRQAINYAVDREGIVSSLYPDGDVVAAQLIPEGVVGHNPDLEPWEYDPERAAELVQEAAADGVAVDTPITLVARNAQFPKVGEMAEVLREQMAAAGLKVELRMVDTTQHLQYQLRPFVTNEGPIALLVQHGNQAGDAQFTVEQYMSSTGAQSTFGTDEFDAILDAASQLSGDERQQAYADIFEYQNEEIVQFSFIAHQTGMLGISDRVSYEPNSASGDELRISQVTLAG
- a CDS encoding 2-hydroxyacid dehydrogenase, with the protein product MTTPPASRPAPGEIVQVGPLLPGLAATLREDFAAALLPADRTDPGFAAVAEAARIVVTSGRTGVDADLIERMPRLEAVVNFGVGYDTTDVDAASRRGIVVSHTPDVLTDCVADTALGLLLDVFRGFSAADRFVRAGRWEASAFPLTRRFSGSRLGVLGLGRIGRAIAARADAFGVQVSYSGRRPVEGVPYRFVPDPVALARESDALVVAVAGGAGTVGLVDAAVIDALGPEGYLVNIARGSVVDEDALVAALEAGRLGGAGLDVFADEPHVPSALLGRDDVVLLPHLGSGTVDTRADMAALVLDNLRAYLADGRLVTPVPETAALAR
- a CDS encoding aldehyde dehydrogenase (NADP(+)), whose product is MERTLSIHSIIAGAPVAGSGEEISAVAAFDGAPLEPAYRATSPEEFERAASAAADAFDAYRATDHETRAAFLERIADAIEARGAEITERGVVETGLPAARLENERGRTTGQLRLFAAVLREGSWAGARIDRALPDRAPAPRPDLRRRLVPLGPVAVFGASNFPLAFSTAGGDTASALAAGCPVIVKAHQGHPGVASLIGDAIAEAVEASRLPGGVFSQVFGSGRDIGQRLVADPRIAAVGFTGSRAGGLSLVRTAQQRPVPIPVYAEMSSINPVVVLPAAVEADGGAIAAGYVDSLTLGSGQFCTNPGILVVPRSAAGDELLGRVAELVRGRTGQTMLTPGIHSAFREGVDARRAADTAIVGEGAPGEGPHAPAPIVFEADAASFGDALADEVFGAAGLVLRYDSAEQLHGLVDGLEGQLTATVFAAEADHEVARGLLPVLERRVGRILFNGWPTGVEVTWTMVHGGPFPATSDSRSTSVGAAAIERFLRPVAYQNVPAGLLPEVVRDDNPWGVPQRVDGGIVLP
- a CDS encoding MFS transporter; translation: MTRTNGGTPEIPATADSGALPVMFQDLEERPVARRNVVSWAMWDWATQPFNSVILTFVFVSLYLVSDTFLPENVARLADDDPIKESALAELSSGYGLVSTIAGLAILLLAPILGQVADRKGRKKRWLLIATALLALLQFSLFFVFADPTYFWFGAIIVSLGAVASEIAGVNYNALLVSVSTPRTVGKVSGLGWGLGYIGGILALVAVVVLNAVEWFGLDTSDGLAYRLIAAGCAVWTIVFAIPLFRNVPEPPAPPGEPPLGFTAWFRAFFRSIRDLFRSHRPTAWFLLASAVYRDGLGGVFAFGGVLAAVAFGFSPNEVILFGIAANLVAGISTVLAGRLDDRFGARAIILTSLVGLVASALGVFLLHDAGKLPFWILGLALCAFVGPAQASTRSLLARVTPEHMQGEVFGLYATTGRVVSFLAPGMWTLFITVFGATYWGILGIAIVLVVGLVLMLFVKLPRPAHLR